The uncultured Fusobacterium sp. DNA window GTTCTTTATCAAAAGCTTTTACTGCTCCAGTAATATAAGCTTCCTTTTGAATAGTATAATCTGTGTAGTTTCCATTATAAGTTTTTAAAGTTTTTCCTTCCATTTCAAAGATTCTATTAACTACATTATCTAAGAAATATACATCATGGGAAATTACCATTATAGCTTTTTTATAATCTTTCAGCATCTTTTCAAGCCACTCTATTGCATTTAAGTCTAAATGGTTAGTAGGCTCGTCTAATATTAAAAGTTCTGGTTCTTCTAGAAGTATCTTTCCAAGGGCTACCCTTGACATCTGTCCTCCAGATAGATCTCCTACTTTATTATTCCATAAACTTTCTGCTAAACTTAAACCATTTAAAATTTGCTTAACTTTATACTCAACAGCATAACCTTCATTTTGCTCATATCTAGCTGTAATTTTTCCAAGCTCTTCCATAGTTTTATCAAAGTCATCTAAATTTTCTGCTAAAATTATATTTAATTCTTGTATTCTATGATAGTCTTGTCTAAGATTATCAAATACTGTCATCAACTCTTCAAATACTGTATTTTCTTTATTTAAAGTTGGATTTTGTGAAAGATATCCTATCTTTAGTCCACCTTTTTTAGCTATTGTTCCCCTTTGATTAGTAGCTGGATCTACCTCATCATATTCAAGCCCTAAAAGAATTTTTATTAAAGTTGATTTTCCTGCTCCATTTATTCCTATTATTCCAATTTTATCCTTTTCATCCACTGAAAAACTTACATTTTTAAATAGTGTTTCTCCTGAAAATCCCATATATAAGTCATTAACTTGTAAAAGTGCCATCTCTAACTTTCCTTTCAAAAAATTTTATCATTCTACCCATTATATCATATTTTTTAGGAATATTCCTCTTCAATTTATAATTTTCTCTTCATCTCTATTTAGATTATATTTTTACTTTGATAAATTTCAACCTTAGTATTTAATTTTGAGTAAATATTCTCCACAAACCATTTCTCACTTGATTTTATCGAAATCTTTTCTACAGCAATCCAATCTAAATCACTATTTTCATCTGGATTTATCAAAAGTTTTTCTGTTTCTTCTGCTTCTAGTAAAAATGTTATATTCAGATGAAGGTGAGAGGAAACATATTTACCTTTTTTTATATGTCCATCTACAGTAAGAATTTCCAAAGAAAAAATTTCATCTAATAAAAACTTAATATTAGTAACTCCACTTTCTTCTCTAACTTCTTTTAATATAACTTCTCTTAAATTGCTCTCTCCATCTGTATGTCCACCAAGCCAAGCCCAAGAATTATATATATTATGATAACACATCAAGACTTTTTTTCTATCTGGTGTTACTATCCAAGCTGATACAGTAAAATGATATTTTTGATTTTCTCTCGTTAAAACATTATCCTCGTTTTCCAAAATTTCAAGAATAATCTGTTTATCTCTCTCTTCTTGCTCATTAAAAGGTACATATCTCTCAATCTCTTTTTTTAATTTTTCTATTTCAAATGTAACTTCTTTTAACATAATCTTACCTCATTTATAAAATATCTGTAGTAAAATTATATCATACTTTAAAGAAAATTCTTATCTCATAATTTACTTAAAAAAGGAGCTCTCACAAACTCTTAAATTGTAACAGCTCCTAAATTTATATATTTTTAATTCTTCTCTTTAGGATAAATCTTATTAACAGTACCATAGATTACTGGGAAAATAAATAGCGTTAGCATAGTAGAAGCAAATAATCCAAAGATTATAGTTGCTGCCATATCTCCATAAAGTGGATCCCATAATAGTGGTATCATTCCAAAGATAGTGGTAAGAGCAGCAAGTCCTACTGATCTTATTCTACTTACAGCAGAATCTACTAAAGCTTCAAACTTATCCTTTTTCAATATATCAATCTCATAGTTAATCTCATCCATCATTACAATTACATTTTTTATCATCATTCCAGTTAAGGATAATGCTCCTATTATTGACATAAATCCAAAACTTTTTCCTGTTATAAATAATCCAGGAGCAATACCTATCATAGCTAAAGGTAAAGTAATTCCTATAAGTATTGGTGTTTTTATATTTGCAAAAAGTAATATACAAATTATAAACATTAAAATAGCTGGTATTGGAGTAGCACCTAATATTGCCTTATTATTTTTTTCCTGTTCATAAGCTTCTCCTAGCCATTTCATTTTATATCCTTTTGGTAATTCTATTTTTTCAATTTTATCTTTAAATTCTTCTCTTACACTTTCTGCAGCTACTCCTACTGGAACATCACATTGAACTGTAATTGTTCTAACTCTATCTCTTCTCCAAACTTGTCCCTCTTGGAAAGTTAACTTTCCACCATTAATTACTGAAGAGAGTGGTTGAGCTTCTATATTTACTCCCCATATTGGAGTTTGCTCAATATTAGTAAGTTGATTTTTTTCTCTACTATTTTTTTCTTTTAAAACAACTGTTAATTGTTGATCCCCCTCTTTTATTTTTCCAATTGGCATACCCTCTCCACTTCTCATAAGTCCAGTACCTAAATCAATAGGAGAGATATTTCCTCTTCTTCCCTTGTATTGTGAATAGTCAGCTTCCCATGTAAGTAACTTATTTCTCCAGTTATTTTTTACATTCAATGCTCTTGGAGAAGTTTTCATAATATCCATAGCTTCTTGAGCTAAATTTCTAAGTACTTGTGGATCTGGTCCTGAAAAAGCTACTTCAATAGGATATTGTGCTGGAACTCCATTAGGATATTTTTTTACACTTACACTTACTCCAGCTATATTTTCATTGGCAAAATCTACTGCCTTAGCTCCTACTCTCTCTACATCCTTTACTTTCTTTACATTTAAAATAAGTTGAGCAAAAGATGGATTTGGCATCTCTGGAATAGTAGCAGTATAATATCTAACTGGAGAAGCCCCAATAGTTGTTGTAATATCCACTACTCCTTCATCTTCAGCTAAATACTCTCTTAATTCTTTAGCAGCTTTTTCTATAACATCAACCTTACTTCCCTCTGGTGCCCACATATTTATAGTAAATCCTCTCTTATCTGAATCTGGAAAGAAAGTTTTAGGAATTTTAATAAACAATAAACAACACCCTAAAAAAGTTGCTATTAATACAGTTAATACCAGTTTTCTTTTATTTAATAATGCAGTTAAAAACCTCTTTGCCTTTTCATAGAATCTTTTTTCTCTTTCACTCTCTTGTGTTACTTTTCCACCTTCAAGATAAAGTTTACAATAAACTGGAGTTTGAGTTAGACATAATACCCAACTTAATAAAAGTGAAATCCCTATAACCCAAAATGAAGAACTTACATATTCTCCTATATAAGTTGGCATAATTGACCCTGGTAAAAAAGCTAATGCAGCTATTAAAGTTGCTCCAAGTAATGGAATAGCTGGTTTATATGTTGACTCTTTAAGAGCTGTTTCCATATCCATTCCTTTACTTCTTCTTACTAATACTCCATCTACTATAACTATTGAGTTATCCACTAACATTCCCATAGCTATAATAAATGATCCAAGAGATACCCTTTGCATATCTATCTTCATTCCATACATGAAAATAAGAGTTCCTAGTATTGAAAGAACAAGTCCACTTCCTATAATAAGTCCACTTCTCATTCCCATAGTAAAAAGTAATACTCCTACTACAGTTGCAACTGACATAATAAGATTGATTACAAAATTGTCTATTGCAGCTATAACCAAATCTGGTTGGTAATAAACTTTTTCTATATTTATTCCAATTGGTAATTTCTCTTTTAGTTCTACTATCTTCTCATCTATTTTTTTCCCAGTTTCTACTACATTGGTTCCTTTTTCTGGAGATAGAGATATTCCCATTGCCATTTTATTATTGTAGTACATTTTTTGAGTTATTGGCTCAACATATCCCTTTTCTAATTTAGCAACATCCTTTAATCTTACTATTTGATCACTACCATCTGGAAGTTTTTTAGAAAATACTACTAAATTTTCTAAATCCTCTAAACTTTTTATCTCATTATTAAATCTAATAGGAACTCTTAAATTTCCATAATCTATAGTTCCTCCCCCTGAAATCAAGTTTTCACTCAAAAGAGAAGTAGCTATAAATTTTGTATTCAATCCCATTTTACTAATTTTTTCTCTATCTATAATTACCTCAACTGCTTCATTTACCTTTCCAAATTCTGCTACTTGAGTAATTCCTGAGATTGAGTTTAATTCCTTAGTTATATATTCAGTATATTTTTTTAACTCTGAATAAGAGTACCCATCACTTGTTACAGCTAAAAACATTCCATACACTGAACCATAATCATCTAAGACCACAGGAGGTATAGTCCCTATTGGAAGATATAATTTTACATCATCAATTTTTTTTCTTAAGTTATCCCAATATTGATCTACTTCTTTAGCAGGAATACCCTCATCTAATTTTAACTTTACCTCTGAATATCCTGGCTTAGAAACACTTTGAATAAAATCTACATTTGGAAGTTTATTTACAGCTTCCTCTATTTTATTTGTAACTTGTAACTCCACAGTATGTGCATCTGCTTCTGGATAAAGTGTAATTATCAAAGCCTCTTTTATCTTAAACTCAGGGTCTTCTAATTTTCCTAATTTACTATAGGAAAAAATTCCTCCCAAAACTAGAAGAAAAACTAAAAATCTTACAACTACTGTATTTTTTATTGAGTAATCTATAATTTTCATATTCTCCTCCTATAAAACTTTTCCCACATTAGTTTCTGTAAATGGTTGTAACTCTTTTACTTTTTGTCCTTCACTTAACTCATGTACCCCTTTAGTAACAATTTTTTCTCCTATTGTCACTCCCTCTATAATAACTTTTCCATTATCATAAGGAGCTATCATTGTTACCTCTTTACTTGTTACTTCTCCATTATTATATATCCAAACTCTACTCTTACCATCTCTTTCAAAAACAGCTTCCACAGGGATAGTTACCTCTTTTTTCTCTTGACTATTACAAGCAATTTTAACTATTCCCATAGTATCCACTAAAAGTTGAGAATTTTCCCCTTCAAAGTTAAAAGTAACTGGATATGTCATTTTTCCTATATTTTTAACTTTTCCAATCTCAGCTATTTTTAGCTTATAATGTTTATTATCAAAAATAAACTCTCCTCTTCCTTTTTCAATTCCCTTTATATCCCTATCTGATACACTGATTTTAACCTGCTTTTCTCCTACAGAAGAGATAGCCACTACTGGAATACCACCAGCTACTACACTTCCCTCATCAGCAAATTTCTTATTTATATATCCATCATATGGAGCTTTCAACTCTGTATCAGCAAGTTGATTTTTACAATTTTCTACTCCTTGTAATGCTTCTTGATATTGAGAAAACATTGCTAATTCTCCAGCTGTTGCAGATTTTAATCCTGCTAATGCTTCATCATAACTTTTTTTAGGTATAGCTTTCTCTTTATATAAAGTTTCAACTCTTTCAAATTGCTTTTTAGCATTCTCAGCTACTGCCTTAGAAGCCTCATAAGCATTTTTTGCTACCTTACTTTTATTTTCAAAAGCTTTAAGTTGAACCTCATAATCTCTAGTATCCATTATAGCTATGATATCACCTTTTTTCACAAAGCTTCCTATCTCTACATTCATCTTTTTTATAGGTCCTGCTACTTTAAAAGATAAAATTGATTCATTTCCTGAACTTACTATTCCAGGATACTCATAGTATAATTCTTGAGGAAGAGGAGCTACTATACTTGTTTCTACAGGTCTAATTATCTCTTTTACCTCTTTTTCACACCCAACTAATAAAATACCTAACATAAGTATCACAATTTTTAATCTCATTATCTTTCTCCGTTGCCAAAAATCTATAAAAATATAGAAATTTGTTTATTTCCTTCTTCTACAAGTCCGATTTTGCTATAGCTACTTTCGTTTGATATAACTCTCCAAAGGCTTAAATTCGGATACAACGCGTCCTACACATCAGCATTTTCTTCTTTGTGAAATTATGCTAATTTATACATAGATAAATTCAGTGAAGCATTATAGTCTCTATCTATTACTACTCCACAATGTGAACACCTATAAACTCTATCTTTCAGTTTTAAATCTTTCTTTATAGAACCACACTGACTACAAGTTTTTGATGATGGATAAAATTTATCTGCTACTACTAATTCTATCCCATTTAATTCAGTTTTATAGGTTATATACTCTCTAAACTTATGAAAACATTGTTTTCTTACTGAATCTGATAGATGTTTATTCTTCATCATTCCAGAAACATTCAAATCTTCTATTACAATTCTATATGGTTTGGTTTTCACTATACTTGTCGTAACTTGATGAAGATAGTTATTTCTAATATTATTTAATTTTCTATGTATTAGTCTTGTTGTATTTTCTAACTTTTCTATATTTTTAGTTTTAATAAATTGACAACGCACACCTCCCTCTTTTTTTATTTTGTTCATCTCATATTTTCTACTAATTTGTTTTTGTTTCTGTTTTAATCTTTTTTCTAGTTTTTTAACTTTTTTAGTTTTATTAATATTTTTAAAAATTTTTCCATCTGAACAAATTGCTAAATCTTTTAATCCTAAATCTATTCCTAATGAAACATCTGTCAGTTCTTCCTGTTTTTTCTCAACTTCTACTCCAATAGATATATACCAATATTTATTATCATAGGTAATTCTAGGGTTGTTGTATTTAGCTCCAGTAGGTATTTGTTCTCTTATGTTTATCCAACCTACTTTTTCAATCAAGATCTTTTTATCTTTAATTTTTAATTTTATAGGGTCATTGTAAAAACTAGGTTTATTTTTCTTTTTACTTTTAAATTTTGGTTTATTAGCTAAACCTTTAAAAAATCTTTTATAGGAGTTACAAGCATCTTTTACTGCTTGTTTAGTTATATTATTTGATACTTCATTTAACCAAATTAGCTCAGATTTTTTTAGTTGAGTTAATTCTTTTCTGATGACTCCATCGCTAATAAATTTACCACCATTTTTATAGTTTTCTTCCTGTTTTGCGATAGTATAGTTATAGATAAATCTCGCAGTTCCAACAGATTGCCATAATTTTTGTTCTTGCTCTCTAGTTGGATAAAGCCTAACTTTCTTTGCAAGTATCATCTTCCATTAACTCCTTAATCATTTTTTTAGCCTTATTAGCTCTTTTTCCTTGAAGTCTACAACTAAATACAGTAACTATTTGAATCAAGTCCTCTACTAACTCCTGTTCTTCAGTTCTTTCTGTATTATCAATAATTTCAATTGTTGTTCCATATTTTTCACAAAGATTTTCTATCAATTCATATCCGAATCTAATTAATCTATCTTTATAAAGAATCACAACTTTTTCAACTTCTGAATTAGTAATCATATCAATTAATTGATTTAAACCTTTTTTATTGTAGTTAATTCCACTTCCAATATCTGTTATTATCTCAAATTGATAGCCTTTAGCAATCATATATGTTCTTACATTTTCAATCTGTCTTTCAAGATCATCTTTTTGTTTATTTGAACTAACTCTACAATAACCAACAATTTTTTTATTAATTTTAACTTTCCCCTTCAAACCTAAAAAATTATTAAGTTGTTCTTGAGAGTAATATCTTGTTCCAGCATTAGTTACATAAGCAGGTTTAAAAGTATTGTTTTTATCCCAATTCCTAAGAGTTTGAATTGTTTTTCCTATTTTATTTGCAAATTCTCCTATTGAGTAATATTTCATTTTCTCACCTCAATAGTATTATACCATAATCTATAAATTATTTATAGAATTTTATATTGAATTATATGTTTTTTATAACAGTCATAACCCTCCTCTTACTGGATTTTCTCCCATAGCTATACTTAGTGCTCCTAAAGCTAACTCATATTGATATTGTACTTTTTCTTTTAAACTTAAAGCTTCATTATATTCAGCTAAAGCCTTATAAAACTCTTCATCTCCGATCATTTCAACTTTTCTTTCAACCATTCTTTGATTTAATTTTCCTGTTTCTGCTTCATAATTAAGTTTAGCCATATTCCACATCTCTTGAGCTGTTTTTACATTTTCATAAGCTTTTGTTACTTCTAACACTGTTGTCATAAACTCTTTTTCTAAAGTTAACTCCCCTATTTTCTCTCTTCTCACTGCTTTTTTATACTCGTTAACATTTTTAAATCCATTAAATACACTTATAACTCCACTTACATTTCCAAAAAGAAAATCAGGATCAGCTAAAGTATGATTACTATTATTAATATACCCTCCCCCTAAAACTATCTTAGGTAAGAAATTAGTAATTGCAATCTTTTTCAAATCTTCATTTATTTCCTGTCCCTTTTCTCTCATTTGTAAAATCTCATTTCCATTTAAGGCTTTATATATACACTCATCTAAAGTTGGTAAAACTACCTCTATACTCTCTATTTTCTCAATTTTAATATCTTCTTGTAAATTAAGATTTAATGTCTTTTTTAAATTCATCTTAGCGATTCTTAAATCTCTTTGATTTTTATTTAAAGCAATCTCTTGGCTTTCAACTAGAGCTTGTACTTTTTTTAGTTCCCATTCTAAAACTCCTTCTACTTTTAAAGAAGTTTCAACCTTTTTTTCTAACTCTTGGGAAGACTTTAAACTATTGATAAGAGTTTCTTTCTCTGACTCTAAAGCTAAAATATAAAAATATTGACTCATTACTTGTAATTGTAGCATCTTATCAGCAAGACTTTCAGCTAATTTACTAATATCTTCTCCTTTTTGTCTAGCACTGTATAGATACCAAGTAGATGGAACAAATATAGGTATCTGTGCAGCCACTCCAGTAGTATAGAAGCTCTCATCTATAAGTTTAGTTTCAATAGAAGATGGTAAATGCATAGCCGCTCCCAAAGGACCTAAATCCAATCCCATCTCTATATTAATATCATCATCTAATCTTGTATAACTACCCCCTAAAGTAATAGATGGTAAAAAATTTCCAAAAGCTATTTTTTTATCTAAAGTAGCTATCTCTCTTTCTAACTCTTTTATTTTTAAATCTAAATTTCTTTCTCTAGCTATTTTTAAAGTTTCCTCTAAAGATAGAGTTGGACCATACTTTTCCAAATATTCTTTCTCTTCTTGTACAGTTACAAGTTTTTCTTTTTCTACTTGAGTACTACTACACCCTACTATAAATAAAGAGAGAATTATTATTAAACTTTTTAAATTCATACTTTTCTCCTTTTTAGACTATATAGTCTATTTTTTTCTTGAAGTATATTCCTTTTCTAATAATTTGTCAAGATATTTTTCAGCCCTTGATTTTACTATATTTTCCATCAAAAAATCACTATTTTTTCATCACTATTTTATCTTTCAAGTATTCCATACAACATTATATCTATCCACTTTTCTGCTGTTCTATCATACTCTTGAGAAATTTCCTCTATTTCTTCACTTTTTTGAGCTTTTCCATAAAATTTTTCATTTAACATATTTTGAACAGCATCTAATAAAAATATTATCTCTTCTGGCTTTAATCCATGTCTAATTTTTATTTTCTTTAAAATTTTCATAGAAAATTGATAGTTTAATTCATCTAAACTCTTAGTTATCTTTTTTATCTCCCCTTTTAAATGGTCTGGCATTTTTAAAAGAGTATTAAAAAATATCTTCTGTAAAAGTGGATTTTCTCTAAAAAAATGATATCTTATATCTAAAAAATTTTTTATCTCCTCTCTCCAATCATCATTATCTTTTAACTTACTCTTATAGTAATCCAACATAGTATCATAACAATATCTAACACATAAAAGATACAACTCATCCTTATCTTTAAAATGATGATACATCACTCCTTTAGAAATATTCCCATCTGTACATATTCTATTGATAGAAGATTTTTCATAACTATAATTAGCAAATTCATTTAATGCAGTTTGAAGTATCTTAAAACGGACAATCATACTCTTACTTTTTTGACTCATTTCTCTTTTCCCCCTTAAATTAGACTTACTAGTTTAATTTCTTTGTGATATAATATTAACATATTTATTTAAAATAATCTATAATATTTTGAGGAGGTTATATGATTTATAGAATTTTAATCTTTCTTTTTCTTTCCTTCTCTCTTTTTTCACAGGAGTATCAAAGCAAAGAACAAAGAATAGATGCAATAGATCAAGAGATAGAAATTCTCTTACAAAAAAAAGAGAGTTTAGAAAATTTAAAAAGTAAAATTTTAAAAAGTAATTCAAAGGGAATAAAAAGTGGTAACTTTGATTCTCGTCCTAAAATTGCTTTAGTTTTAAGTGGTGGTGGAGCAAAAGGAGCTGCACATATTGGAGTTTTAAAAGTTTTAGAGGAGTATCAAATTCCAATAGATTTTATAGTTGGAACAAGTGCTGGAAGTATTATTGGAGCTATGTATTCAGTTGGTTATTCTCCTGAAGAGATAGAAAAAACTATTTTAGATATGAATTTTTTTGCTCTTATGAATAATAATAAAGATAGAAGTTTAAGAACAATTGAAGATAAATTTGCCAGTGAAAAATATCCTTTTAAAGTTAATATTGATAAAAATATGAATTTATCACTCCCTATGGGATTTTTAAATGGTGAATATATCTATCTGCAATTAAAAAATATCTTTAGTAGAGCTGAAAATATAAGTGAATTTGATAAACTTCCTATTCCATATAGAGCAATTACTACTAACTTGAATACAGGAGAAGAAGTTATTATAAAAGATGGTGATTTAGCTTTAGCTACTTTTAAAAGTATGGCAATTCCTAGTTTTTTAGAGCCAGTTCAAGATGGAGAAAACTACTTTGTAGATGGTGGTGTTACAAACAATCTTCCTGTTGATACAGCTATAAATATGGGAGCTGATATAGTAATTGCTGTGGATATTGGAGCTAATCCCACTGATATTGGAAATAATTCCAACGTAGCAGCAGTTCTAGATAAAATTTCCACATATAAAGGAAATAAAAATATAAAATTTCAAAAAAAATTAGCTGATATTCTCATTGTTCCAAATGTAAAAGAGCATAATACTATTGATTTTTCAAATTTAGATGCCTTGGTTAAAGAGGGAGAAAAATCAACTTTAGAATTTAATTATCTTTTAAAAAATCTCTCTTTTTCAAAAGAGTTTCAGGAACAAAAATCTAAAAAATTAGAAGAAAATAAGTTTGAAATTTCTAAAATTAAGTTAATAGGAAATTCCATTTTAAGTGAGAAAAAAGTTGAAAACTTAGCTCCTCATACTGATGGAAAACTCTATACTAAGGTGGATTTAGAACTTTGGACTAAAAAAATCTATGCTATCCCTTATATAGAAAAAGTCTACTATGAAGTTAATGATCAAGAGATTACTTTTACTATTAGAGAAAAGGATAGTATCAATATAGGAAGTTCTCTTAACTACATATCTGACTATGGAGCTTCTATTAAAATAGCTACTACAGTTCCAAATTTTGGAGTTTGGACACAAAACTATACTCTCACTGCTGAACTATCTAAATATCCAAAAATAAATGTTAGCTCTCTTTCATTCTATGAAATGGGAAATTTTAAATTGTTAGGTTCTTTTGATATAGGTTATAAAAATTTTCCTTTCTTTATATATAATAATGGAGATAAAGTTTCTACTTATAAAAGTGAAATCTTTAGTGGAGAACTATCTTTAGGAACAACTTTTTCAAGCAGTGTAGTTTCAGGAGTAAAATTAGGATATGAAAACTATCGAACTAATTATTATGAAGGAGATAAAAAATACTTAGATTTTGAAGATATTAACCAATTTGTTTATTTAAAACCTTTTATCTATTTTGACACTTTAGATAATAAGGCTTTCCCTTCAAAAGGAACATCTTTCTTACTTCTTTCTTTTGCTGGGGAAGAGATTAGAGATAAAAATGAATATCATGGATTTTCTGGAAATATTTCATTAAACTTTCCTTTAAATAACAAATTTTCTTTATCTTTAGGTGGTAGTTTAGGAAAAATCTCTGGAGATTCTTTAAGTAATAGTAAACTATTTAGAATAGGTGGAAGTAAAAACTCTGGAATTAGTTATGCTTTTACTGGTTTACCTACTATGGGTAGATATGCTGATGAATTTTATATTGGAAGTATTGGAATGAAATATAATCTCACAGATACTCTTTATCTTTTAGGAGTATATAATGTTATGACATATTCTGATGGAGATTTATCTTTCCAAAAACATTCTGAACTTTGGGAAGATAAAGAATATGGTTATGGAGGAGGTATTGGTTGGGATACTTTCTTAGGACCTATGACATTTATGGTAGCTAATAATATAGATAAAGACTCCCCATTATTTGAGTTGTACTTAGGACATATTTTTTAGATTTTCTTAAATTTTTTAAGGAAATTCATTAGTTATGTGGTAAAATATATAAAAGAAGTAGTTTTATAAGGAGGAAGATTTTTATGAAATATGGAGCTATTGATGCAGGTGGAAAAAGATTTATCTGTGGAATTACTGATGAAAATGGAAATACTCTAGAAAAAATAAGTTTTTTAACTGAAACACCAGAAAAAACTATTCCTTCTGTTATTGAGTTTTTTAAAAATAAAGGTATTTCAGCTTTAGGAATAGGATGTTTTGGTCCTTTAGATTTAAATCCAAATTCACAAACTTATGGTTATATTACCTCTACTCCTAAAGAAGCTTGGAGAAATTATAATATAGTTGGTGTTCTTAAAGAAAATCTAAATATTCCTATCTATTTAGATACAAATATTAACGCTGCCCTTCTTGGAGAATCTATGTGGGGAGCGGCTAAAAATGTTAAAAACTCTATCTATCTAACAATAGGAAGTGGAATTGGTGGAGGAGCTATTGTTGAAGGGAAACTTGTCCATGGTTTAATTCACCCTGAAATGGGACATATCTTTGTAAGTAGACACCCTAGAGATAAATTTACTGGTACTTGTCCTTTCCATGGTGGTAACTGTTTAGAGGGAATGGCATCTGGACCAGCAATAGAAAAAAGATGGAACTGTTCTCTTGAAAGATTAGCCTCTGATCATCCAGCTTGGCAATTAGAAGCATATTACATTGCCCATGCATTAGTTAACTATATCTTAGTTGTTTCTCCAGAAAAGATTATTCTTGGTGGAGATGTTATGAAGCATAAACAACTTTTCCCTATAATTAGAAAAGCTGTAGTTAAACTATTAAATGGTTATGTACAAAATGAACATATTTTTAAAGATATTAATAATTATATTGTTTCTCCAGATTTAGGAGAAAACTCAGGATTCTTTGGAGCTGTTGCTCTTTGTATAAAAAATCATAAATAAAATCACCTAATAATATAAGGGGCTGTTGCAATTTAAGAATTTGCAACAGCCTCTTCATTTACTCTTATTTTAATTTGAAAAATCTAATTTATCACTCTTCTCATTACTGGATCTTTTCTACTAAAGTTCTTATAAATAAATATTGAAATCATACAAGTTATTACTTCAACAGTAGGAAAAGCTACCCAAACTCCTGTAAGTCCATAAAATCTTCCTAAAATATATGCCATTGGAAGTAAAAGAACTAATTGTCTTAACATAGTTATAGTAAGAGAAGGAACCCCCTTTCCAATTGCTTGTAAAAAACATGAGAATATAAAACAGATACTTCCAAAAGAATAGCTTGTAGATATTATCCTTATTGTTTTTACTCCCATTGTCATCATCTCATCAGTAGCATTGAAAAAATGTAAAATCTCCTCTGGGAAAATCCAAAATAAAACACTTCCTAAAAAATTTATCAAAACACATATTATTATAGAATAATTTAAAACTTCAGATAATCTTCTATGATTTTTTGCTCCATAACTATATCCCAT harbors:
- a CDS encoding efflux RND transporter periplasmic adaptor subunit; translation: MRLKIVILMLGILLVGCEKEVKEIIRPVETSIVAPLPQELYYEYPGIVSSGNESILSFKVAGPIKKMNVEIGSFVKKGDIIAIMDTRDYEVQLKAFENKSKVAKNAYEASKAVAENAKKQFERVETLYKEKAIPKKSYDEALAGLKSATAGELAMFSQYQEALQGVENCKNQLADTELKAPYDGYINKKFADEGSVVAGGIPVVAISSVGEKQVKISVSDRDIKGIEKGRGEFIFDNKHYKLKIAEIGKVKNIGKMTYPVTFNFEGENSQLLVDTMGIVKIACNSQEKKEVTIPVEAVFERDGKSRVWIYNNGEVTSKEVTMIAPYDNGKVIIEGVTIGEKIVTKGVHELSEGQKVKELQPFTETNVGKVL
- a CDS encoding NUDIX hydrolase is translated as MLKEVTFEIEKLKKEIERYVPFNEQEERDKQIILEILENEDNVLTRENQKYHFTVSAWIVTPDRKKVLMCYHNIYNSWAWLGGHTDGESNLREVILKEVREESGVTNIKFLLDEIFSLEILTVDGHIKKGKYVSSHLHLNITFLLEAEETEKLLINPDENSDLDWIAVEKISIKSSEKWFVENIYSKLNTKVEIYQSKNII
- a CDS encoding efflux RND transporter permease subunit — translated: MKIIDYSIKNTVVVRFLVFLLVLGGIFSYSKLGKLEDPEFKIKEALIITLYPEADAHTVELQVTNKIEEAVNKLPNVDFIQSVSKPGYSEVKLKLDEGIPAKEVDQYWDNLRKKIDDVKLYLPIGTIPPVVLDDYGSVYGMFLAVTSDGYSYSELKKYTEYITKELNSISGITQVAEFGKVNEAVEVIIDREKISKMGLNTKFIATSLLSENLISGGGTIDYGNLRVPIRFNNEIKSLEDLENLVVFSKKLPDGSDQIVRLKDVAKLEKGYVEPITQKMYYNNKMAMGISLSPEKGTNVVETGKKIDEKIVELKEKLPIGINIEKVYYQPDLVIAAIDNFVINLIMSVATVVGVLLFTMGMRSGLIIGSGLVLSILGTLIFMYGMKIDMQRVSLGSFIIAMGMLVDNSIVIVDGVLVRRSKGMDMETALKESTYKPAIPLLGATLIAALAFLPGSIMPTYIGEYVSSSFWVIGISLLLSWVLCLTQTPVYCKLYLEGGKVTQESEREKRFYEKAKRFLTALLNKRKLVLTVLIATFLGCCLLFIKIPKTFFPDSDKRGFTINMWAPEGSKVDVIEKAAKELREYLAEDEGVVDITTTIGASPVRYYTATIPEMPNPSFAQLILNVKKVKDVERVGAKAVDFANENIAGVSVSVKKYPNGVPAQYPIEVAFSGPDPQVLRNLAQEAMDIMKTSPRALNVKNNWRNKLLTWEADYSQYKGRRGNISPIDLGTGLMRSGEGMPIGKIKEGDQQLTVVLKEKNSREKNQLTNIEQTPIWGVNIEAQPLSSVINGGKLTFQEGQVWRRDRVRTITVQCDVPVGVAAESVREEFKDKIEKIELPKGYKMKWLGEAYEQEKNNKAILGATPIPAILMFIICILLFANIKTPILIGITLPLAMIGIAPGLFITGKSFGFMSIIGALSLTGMMIKNVIVMMDEINYEIDILKKDKFEALVDSAVSRIRSVGLAALTTIFGMIPLLWDPLYGDMAATIIFGLFASTMLTLFIFPVIYGTVNKIYPKEKN
- a CDS encoding transposase, with amino-acid sequence MILAKKVRLYPTREQEQKLWQSVGTARFIYNYTIAKQEENYKNGGKFISDGVIRKELTQLKKSELIWLNEVSNNITKQAVKDACNSYKRFFKGLANKPKFKSKKKNKPSFYNDPIKLKIKDKKILIEKVGWINIREQIPTGAKYNNPRITYDNKYWYISIGVEVEKKQEELTDVSLGIDLGLKDLAICSDGKIFKNINKTKKVKKLEKRLKQKQKQISRKYEMNKIKKEGGVRCQFIKTKNIEKLENTTRLIHRKLNNIRNNYLHQVTTSIVKTKPYRIVIEDLNVSGMMKNKHLSDSVRKQCFHKFREYITYKTELNGIELVVADKFYPSSKTCSQCGSIKKDLKLKDRVYRCSHCGVVIDRDYNASLNLSMYKLA